Genomic segment of Paraburkholderia agricolaris:
ATCCGGCGCGAGCGTTCATGCGGAGGCTCCTGAAGCGTTGTCGTTAGCGGGGTTAAGCGTGTCGGCGGCTTCCTGCTCGGCTTCATCGTCCGGCACGCCGCCCTTGTCGAGGTCCGCGGGCACGTCGAAATCGGTCGGTGCGACCGGCGCGACGCCGCCCTCGGTGTTGAAGCGCCGCAACTGATACACCCAGGCGAGCACCTCGGCGACCGCGCCATACAGCGGGCCGGGAATTTCACGGTTCAGTTCGACGTTGTGATACAGCGCACGCGCGAGCGGCGGCGCTTCCAGCAACGGCACGTTGTTCTCGGCAGCGATTTCGCGGATTCGCGCGGCCACCAGATTGACGCCCTTGGCGACCACCTTCGGCGCGCGCATCTCACCGTCGGTGTACTGCAGCGCGACCGCGAAGTGCGTCGGGTTGGTCACCACCACGTCGGCCTTCGGCACGTTGGTCATCATGCGACGGCGGGCAATCGCGCGCTGCTGCTGGCGAATCCGGCCTTTCACGTGCGGATCGCCTTCGCTTTCGCGGTGTTCGCGCTTCACTTCTTCCTTCGTCATGCGCAGTTTCTTGTGGAACTGCCAGAGTTGATACGGCACATCGAGTGCGGCCACGACGAACATGCCGGCCACCGTCATGCCGCAGCACACCGCGATCAGATGCACGGTGTTGGCGAGCGCCAGTTGTATCGGCTGAGTCGCCAGCGCGAGAATTTCCTCGCGGCGAGTCCAGATCGCCGAGCCGCCGATGCCGCCGACCACGAGCGTCTTCGCGAGCGACATGCCAAGCTGGATCGGCCCGTTGATGGAGAACATCTTGCCGAAGCCTTCAATCGGATTGAGCCGGTTGAACTTGGGCTCGAGTCCTTTCGAAGAAAACTGCCACCCGCCCAGCGCCATCGGCGCAAGCAAGGCCGCCGCGCCCGTGAAGGCGAGAATCGGCAGCAGCGCATACAGGCCTTCGCGACTCGCCAGACCCGCGCCGCTCATCATGCGGCGGGTTTCGAACACCGTGGCATGGTCGAACGTGAAGGACGAACGCAGCATTGCCTGCAAATGCTCGCCGATGTGGCTGGACATACCCCATGCGCCAAAAAATCCCGCTGCCAGCAGCGCAAACGTCGACAGCTCCCGCGAACGCACGATCTGCCCTTCCTCGCGCGCCTTCTGCAGGCGCCGGGGAGTGGCTGATTCGGTTTTTTCGAGGTCGCTATCCTCTGCCACAAACGCTCTCCAGTCGGCTGAGGCACGGCGCCTCTTTCCAGTGAGAGCGATTATTCCCGCTCGACGCAAGCGCTGATCGGCGGATAAAGCTGGAGAAAGGGGGGTATTTCGGGGGATGGAGCGCCCGGCGGCGTTTGCTGGCGGGACTGTGGCGATTGCGCCCCGACAACGGAGCGCGCCAGGGTCAAGCGGGCACCCGCGCTATCGCGCGCGGGTACCCAGCCGGTTCTTAAGCTTGCGTCTACGGCCTAGAAGCCGACGTACGGCGCTTGACCGGTGGTCGACGTCAAGTCGAAGCCGTAGTACATGTGACGGCCGTAAAAGAACGGCAGGCCGAGATCGAAGCTGCTGCTGCCGCCGATCTGCCCGCCCAGATCGTTAAACGCGTAGTTGCTGCTGTTACCGAACAGCGTGGCCGCGTTCAGGATGCCGATGCTGACGCTGGCGGTCGTGCTGTTCTGGCCGGACAGCGTGATCGAACGGGTTTGCGCGGCCGACGGGCAATAGAACCCGGCGTAATTACTGGGGCACTGCGTGATCGAGCTATCGGAGAAGAAGTACGCGTTCGAGCCCGAATCGAAGAACGCCTGCACGGTCGTCCCGTTATAGACGCTGTTATTCAGGTCGCCGTAGCCGTCGGTGGCGAAGGTCTGCGAGGCCGCCAGCGCATTGTTCGACTGGGTGCCGATCCCGAATACCAGCGTGCCGGTGGCCGAGGGTGCACCGGTGTTCGACACCGGCGGCATCTGCACGATCACGCCGTTGTTGTCGCCGGTG
This window contains:
- the flhB gene encoding flagellar biosynthesis protein FlhB, producing the protein MAEDSDLEKTESATPRRLQKAREEGQIVRSRELSTFALLAAGFFGAWGMSSHIGEHLQAMLRSSFTFDHATVFETRRMMSGAGLASREGLYALLPILAFTGAAALLAPMALGGWQFSSKGLEPKFNRLNPIEGFGKMFSINGPIQLGMSLAKTLVVGGIGGSAIWTRREEILALATQPIQLALANTVHLIAVCCGMTVAGMFVVAALDVPYQLWQFHKKLRMTKEEVKREHRESEGDPHVKGRIRQQQRAIARRRMMTNVPKADVVVTNPTHFAVALQYTDGEMRAPKVVAKGVNLVAARIREIAAENNVPLLEAPPLARALYHNVELNREIPGPLYGAVAEVLAWVYQLRRFNTEGGVAPVAPTDFDVPADLDKGGVPDDEAEQEAADTLNPANDNASGASA